A genomic region of Bactrocera dorsalis isolate Fly_Bdor chromosome 3, ASM2337382v1, whole genome shotgun sequence contains the following coding sequences:
- the LOC125777833 gene encoding uncharacterized protein LOC125777833 isoform X1 produces the protein MQWRYVPTSMNPADILSKGATPKELLRSRLWTYGPQFLENVESSWPQPCASHISLPETRQKVLHILSDRPDITFSFKYINSFGTMQRIFGYIYKFIKSKGSQLTTTDIHRGTQLLIRLVQRAQLWSEIVALKKNNFVHTSSKIASLSPFLDEFGIIRVGGRLKNSTLDFEARHPMILPKDHPLTSSIITHFHRKYHHAGPQSLLASIRMQFWPIGGRKTIASVLRKCIICCRSKPRLVEHIMADLPKERIHASRPFIVTGIDYCGPFYFKPETRKKAPQKCYVSVFICFATKAVWMELVKDLSTGSFLDALKRFIATRGIPSCIWSDNATNFVGAKNELKDLRELFLSENHRNQVHAYCLNNGIDWRFIPPRSPHFGGLWEAAVKMAKKHFYRSVENPEDLDVLTPGHFLIGGPLIAIPEPNLTHLNCNRLDRWQQVTYIQQIFWKRWSEEYLTILQQRAKWRKPHPNIAVNDIVCIKDENSAPLKWPLGRVTEVVTGTDGVARVAVLRTSTGMMRRAINKLCVLPVKDSFES, from the exons ATGCAGTGGCGTTACGTTCCCACCTCCATGAATCCTGCTGACATCCTATCAAAGGGCGCTACACCAAAGGAGCTTCTAAGGTCAAGGCTTTGGACGTATGGTccacaatttttggaaaacgtCGAATCCTCGTGGCCACAACCATGCGCATCTCACATATCTCTACCAGAAACTCGTCAAAAGGTTTTGCACATCTTATCTGATAGACCTGACATAACCTTTTCGTTCAAATATATCAACTCGTTCGGAACAATGCAGCGTATCTTTggctatatatacaaatttataaaatcgaaAGGATCACAGCTCACAACTACAGATATCCATCGTGGGACTCAATTGCTCATACGCCTAGTCCAAAGAGCGCAATTGTGGTCAGAGATCGTCGCCCTGAAGAAGAACAACTTTGTACACACATCAAGTAAAATCGCTTCGTTATCGCCATTTTTGGATGAATTTGGAATTATACGAGTTGGAGGTCGTTTAAAGAACTCAACATTAGACTTTGAAGCACGTCATCCAATGATTTTACCAAAAGATCACCCACTGACGTCGTCAATAATCACTCATTTTCATCGAAAGTATCACCATGCAGGTCCTCAGTCTCTACTTGCCTCCATTCGTATGCAATTTTGGCCTATAGGTGGCAGAAAAACTATTGCGAGTGTTCTACGAAAATGTATTATATGTTGCAGATCGAAACCACGCCTCGTCGAGCACATCATGGCTGACTTGCCTAAGGAACGCATCCACGCATCTCGGCCCTTTATCGTTACAGGCATAGACTACTGTGGACCATTTTATTTCAAACCGGAAACGCGTAAGAAAGCACCTCAAAAATGCTATGTTAGCGTATTCATTTGCTTCGCCACAAAAGCCGTGTGGATGGAACTGGTGAAAGATCTTTCAACAGGCTCTTTTCTTGATGCACTTAAGCGCTTTATAGCTACTCGTGGCATACCAAGTTGCATTTGGTCAGACAATGCTACAAATTTTGTTGGCGCCAAGAACGAGCTGAAGGATTTACGCGAGCTATTTCTTAGTGAAAATCATCGCAACCAAGTTCACGCTTACTGCCTTAATAATGGGATAGATTGGCGTTTTATACCTCCTCGATCACCACATTTTGGCGGTCTGTGGGAGGCAGcagtaaaaatggcaaaaaagcaCTTCTATCGCTCCGTTG AAAATCCAGAAGATCTTGATGTACTGACGCCCGGACATTTTCTCATTGGTGGTCCTCTTATCGCTATTCCTGAGCCGAACCTCACGCATCTAAACTGCAATCGTTTAGACCGCTGGCAGCAGGTTACCtacatacaacaaatattttggaaGCGATGGAGTGAAGAATATCTTACTATTCTACAACAACGAGCAAAGTGGCGTAAACCACACCCAAACATTGCAGTCAATGACATCGTATGCATCAAAGACGAAAATTCAGCACCTCTTAAATGGCCCTTGGGTCGTGTTACAGAAGTTGTCACTGGGACAGACGGGGTTGCAAGAGTAGCCGTTCTTCGTACGTCTACCGGCATGATGCGTCGAGCTATCAATAAACTGTGCGTTTTACCTGTCAAAGATTCTTTTGAAAGTTAG
- the LOC125777833 gene encoding uncharacterized protein LOC125777833 isoform X2 codes for MSLNQSIGGTPAGDIPANASPISQHSPMGRVTFLKLKTQAMYKRLECISADMDSERLQSMDEYALAAIIDSVNELKSNFLAAHTSLEEHDFESIGSDLLTQFDTNLVQLKATLQREIGKRSASQHCSTFKMNSNEFQPIIVNTNRSRLPQLTLPKFSGSYIEWTNFYSMFSSVIDKDSDLSDVDKLQHLRSCLSGAALDTIRSLEINEANYKIALDLLIKRFDNKRLIFQAHIREIFGMDKADGTVSKLRALSDKVNSHICALQSLGSKEQIADCIVVQFLTQKLDKVTQAKWEESWSINELPSWESLAAFLEHRCRTLENVEHALQTQAETFGKTGKTKIQKILMY; via the exons atgtCGTTAAACCAATCAATCGGTGGTACTCCAGCTGGAGACATTCCTGCCAATGCGAGTCCCATAAGTCAGCATTCACCAATGGGCAGGGTGACATTTTTGAAGTTGAAGACACAGGCCATGTATAAGCGCCTTGAATGCATAAGTGCTGATATGGACTCGGAGCGGTTGCAAAGCATGGACGAGTATGCTTTAGCGGCAATAATTGATTCAGTTAACGAACTGAAATCGAATTTCTTGGCTGCACACACAAGCTTGGAAGAGCATGACTTTGAATCTATTGGAAGTGATTTACTTACACAATTTGATACGAATTTGGTTCAGTTGAAAGCTACCCTACAACGTGAAATTGGAAAGCGTAGCGCTTCTCAACATTGTTCCACATTCAAGATGAACAGCAATGAATTCCAGCCTATTATTGTGAATACTAATCGTTCTCGTTTGCCTCAATTAACGTTGCCTAAATTCAGTGGATCTTATATAGAGTGGACAAATTTCTATTCGATGTTCTCATCAGTCATCGATAAGGACAGCGACCTAAGCGATGTGGACAAATTGCAACATTTGCGTTCCTGCTTGAGTGGTGCTGCTCTTGACACCATACGATCGTTGGAAATAAATGAGGCTAATTATAAAATCGCATTAGATCTTCTCATTAAACGATTTGATAATAAACGTCTTATTTTTCAGGCACATATCAGGGAGATTTTCGGGATGGACAAAGCAGATGGTACTGTCAGCAAGCTGCGAGCGTTGTCGGACAAGGTCAATTCGCATATATGTGCGTTGCAGTCACTTGGCTCCAAAGAGCAAATAGCGGACTGCATAGTGGTACAGTTTTTAACGCAAAAGTTGGACAAAGTAACTCAAGCAAAATGGGAAGAAAGTTGGTCAATAAACGAGTTACCATCGTGGGAATCATTAGCTGCATTTTTAGAACATCGATGTCGTACCCTCGAGAACGTAGAGCATGCATTACAAACACAAGCTGAAACATTTGGTAAAACCGGAAAAACC AAAATCCAGAAGATCTTGATGTACTGA